The proteins below come from a single Drosophila busckii strain San Diego stock center, stock number 13000-0081.31 chromosome X, ASM1175060v1, whole genome shotgun sequence genomic window:
- the LOC108605294 gene encoding mucin-5AC isoform X2, which yields MELECDLAGIQNEELLRKMWQQSEDSERKKQIRSQLYKLRETRLRNLYRHEPDSIALTIAMSEPNGNTMSGFAKDPLATSHGDALLDQNFQSLKSKEVRDSISPTHEIKFHSMTLTQPNTTGWDVQTLSEVSPDGRAYRTETLAKTDGVEKLNGGGIAEFKGRNEQLSSASHEGDDKNFVKKAAESSKTQLQEKVVFGDEQNGRTEIKKSSTSTSTSKFVSSSSSTMEFDDQPRPQRLMDAQSVQREQQHHEHQQRLEQQRYEQEQRLQEQRHQQLVQEQVLREQQQRHHQEQVQREQREQREERYTENQTRNVETQQHYEENKRYVDMDKASPEYQRHVQHLMAQPGEIISNTVEYPKPNVKMITTVKRLPDGTIVKNKRYETEQVQQPAVNERQTHTQSQTQTHSQNQALRQRTQDVLDNVEQVQREQREHATNVKQESFVKKSSRRYSTETTSETVEQQYDERPDFGTHGFPSVKSHKPTQEFPSQRAGTPTSPRQPSQDFGTPTSPRQPSQDFSTHGFPSVKPHKPTQEFANQRAASEEHVVIKSERQVKQTSSSTTQQHEVETDYDARPAAGKPSWQQRPVQEQEQPRRQHVETHHEHHVTHESRPAAGKPSWEQSSPRRTVAPTMHSSPRQQQPDQTDNKRRSQSPHKPMERLVQTHVERKPASKSPTSKSPTRKITSSTTSNNTTTSSSSSMTRRQLQKEREVDAAHRAFAASLRSSSPAESTTSNGSQRRDSGQHHHHHPHQHSEPRHTPRSSISSHRTYRAGSHDSHAPSESSRISSTTVTRSTAASPTSTTATKCVGKTVVTKQQQQHSVANKQRQVKTTNDTNDLMPQPLPASTTTKANNNNTAAAAATTTSTTTTTKHSSEPQSSTKTTVISSTTTTTSELPTDNQSQYTYATTKPDDIFSLPTTTTINNNEPLLNTTTTTTTTNTNATSNSNAQPHNNKNVDNNNSELLTKTKHSINAASTKINNTPTTIAAAIVEPPCVRKSYYKLGPSDQQAADSSISSVAEAPIEATAASVATSKKPSSPAPKRTTSNHSKPQTPVHIYNTDDDDGDQDADQDKPTPARRSSKSPSIERHTVHRETAFETVKQREPLEEDLLNIVDQIQIDESELLIKRKPQQPARQSPEKEQPTSYKPQQPTRSSPEKTTLQELPAGPATKPKQAPRHSPEKQTVPTSFINKPRQSPERQEIPRQSPEKQTVPTKFNDKPRQSPEKEQFPRQSPVKEQPAAWQPQQPARQPTAEEPEWPRQSPEWELPAKSKQTPRQSAEKQLPESKDKPRQSPEKTLKPTPAVSEPTTHVTEDAFFRSTLNQKVTNTTKNINETFITNERQPTAEPTKPSNVDVHDKPETPELPDGGFISKSPEPVDNQPCYRKKGLTRRETFEDRCRKILGMEEDGDTQGNFTQKTNDDDDDDDDEKTTDDEVEQTTTTIETFEVKIEDCPDDDDDEDKPTRVTETFVITKPVIKVEPERSEVHITESDEFESTTKNTTKKQVVQPKVEQQPREEAQKPWQPKDDAELIIVETTNITKQPRGPKSTSPQRKTSLPKSPTRQTDQTIHYVTEKIIDCQDKNVSPSKQPLKPDVEAKSSVKPKTTETPKSTTTERRNSRTSTAATKTKPNNKDSPVKSPRKESLPRTSNKRDSLLEETTTTTTTTTTTNKRNSLPKQRKPNDSSPSHIKERLRSSARKPKQPQADQVDAESSSSDTSPTRAPSDLSRRRSSNISVHTEIIIDHATPKTPSPRSERKQPQQPQVSPQARRQLPVTERKESAPVPRVTRRDKDKVTRSTSEHVIKLVNGKPAPEMSTLRPNPSTRSNKCFTSKSIKLSEQLLNSEDVIIDIQQAKSSREPSPDRIVPTPVTSELDAGHKPRYPDVVQEPEDEPRRPPVITNIPIFEEQSNSFVGCTISELRSHANGIDVEVLDNPTVEAPQSLDYQQPASISHSVPVDECLLSVHEKVNKFTQDAELIKQPKSSAPFSRQFDEHAQVSASDECLLSINQKVDKFLKSAETVTKPITPTRDIQRPSFEQLPEELRQDDCTLSVSQKVHKFIDTADKLAPSAPQKSPRLVANIERHISRQSEPELDQESEPEQPMYSEPEEDDLLPMSKQHTTAIELKRQKDILNRPSVFNQRKPSLPKTKTMSSTTLINEERKSYRQQPGSANPTTTTRKPKDSTDAQPTQRGEAISEQQWVLSVDVDELKETKSKSPQAKPSKVKPADVDEVNPKSKSPLSSRKQPKTSSEHEELPQLESTFTTRTTTTKSKSPLNARKQPKTQPSDEEPARSPTSKSKSPLTNRKPIKPSLELAPSDEEFEQLESTYTTRTTTTKSKSPLSPNKTQPSDEEPTFIAGRKTKSPMSPTKTQPSDEESTFSRRTKSKSPSKQPQTHPSDEESTFSRRTKSRSPQRNQPKPSKTPEATHPSDEEFEQLETSFITRTTTNKSKLVRSPQAPSEEEETPELNNSTTRRSSNKLKSATNVKSTHTKTSVVKKQDVDVNTYNSRSSTTPQSKSLSSPKSPHNNSTTTTTTTTMSKTSTEHSIKPTNPKTHSSYAPDTDKCVETVLERKSPSSSSRAAPAAARSVASRRHMFEQPATAAPTAAPANDSSSPSRRPSYMDHTKCSLEHMRRDSLELNKTHYTRKNSLEDDANCEPRNPNAAVKFDVPRRSSNSNSNNNNNSSSIDADTDIEQIFDLVQLEQLLETVSSYELRRRIRAQIRLIKKNMLNAGTTTTTTTTTTTTMRSSNSSTPARQATPVGRRAEQVDTGKPPVKPRERSASPAAAKRRSSNTPTKASDKPSTGSPIWTDRSKVLRASSGSVSPTPRKASNTSTSTSSSSSTKLTRSSNSNSSSSSTKTITKSSSKPREEDCITSSYGVGPTDEHGLPLFGIRALKKKTTPAANCETKQVTGYVIEEQFYAADNATPRHERKELIYSSNPEQLLSLQQQLQQTDSSSNNTTLQREFKQIDAADAISTPEVTNYVRRGSVKELSERFIRKESNASSTSSSQRQDEPETEDSESTEVCSVIEVEPQLRQHTSSTTSTSTRTSSRANNTRSFLNTTGEDRHVSSVDDVLERMRNADNVMEPGDNAEDREARALLNKFLGASVIMQGVESMLPAGQRQQNRTSSNSNTNNSNSSQAVKTTRITNTYNKTGNTSSSSNNNSNNKRNSSSALVTRTTCDIEEIWDEQILKQLLEQASTYEERRKIRARLRELMAEREEQKNLKASGAKAAAQADEESSSASEYEEIIEEVTDYSDEEEEEEEEAPVKEVKKVAATPPPAKKEEKKESTVKLEQKLAKVEISKEQVDGQQAHKGQQQSATTTERTESKSKDGGSVVTTTTTKVTTRTMSGKNISPLAKFKQLDKAAAQQQAQKSSPTTSTTPGGSAQPLFKFTDPALNARAATVKDQLLQWCQHKTQEYENVQITNFSASWSDGLAFCALIHHFLPDAFDYSKLTKQTRRHNFELAFSVADEKAGIAPLLDVEDMVEMSRPDWKCVFVYVQSIYRRFRNCQ from the exons ATGGAATTGGAGTGCGATTTGGCTGGCATACAAAATGAGGAATTGTTGCGTAAAATG tGGCAACAATCGGAGGATAGCGAACGCAAGAAGCAAATTCGCTCGCAACTTTATAAACTACGCGAGACGCGTTTGAGGAATCTTTATCGCCACGAGCCGGACTCTATAGCCTTGACCATTGCCATGTCGGAGCCCAATGGGAATACAATGTCTGGCTTTGCCAAGGATCCGTTGGCCACCAGTCACGGCGACGCTTTGCTCGATCAGAATTTCCAAAGTCTCAAGTCCAAGGAGGTGCGCGATTCGATAAGTCCCACCCATGAGATTAAGTTCCATTCGATGACGCTTACCCAACCCAATACCACGGGCTGGGATGTGCAGACCTTGTCGGAAGTTAGTCCCGATGGACGTGCCTATCGCACCGAGACGCTCGCCAAGACAGACG GCGTGGAGAAGCTGAATGGAGGTGGCATCGCCGAGTTCAAGGGACGCAATGAGCAACTGTCGAGCGCCTCGCATGAGGGCGATGATAAGAACTTTGTGAAGAAGGCCGCCGAGAGCAGCAAGACGCAGCTGCAGGAGAAAGTTGTCTTTGGTGATGAGCAGAATGGACGCACCGAGATTAAGAAGAGCTCAACGTCCACCTCGACATCGAAGTTTGTTAGCTCAAGCAGCTCCACCATGGAGTTCGATGATCAGCCGCGGCCACAGCGTCTCATGGATGCGCAGTCTGTGCagcgtgagcagcagcatcatgaGCATCAGCAGCgcttggagcagcagcgctatGAGCAGGAGCAGCGTCTGCAGGAGCAGCGTCACCAGCAGCTGGTGCAGGAGCAAGTGTtgcgtgagcagcagcagcgtcaccATCAGGAGCAAGTGCAGCGTGAGCAGCGCGAGCAACGCGAGGAGCGCTATACGGAGAATCAAACACGCAATGTGGAGACTCAACAGCACTACGAGGAGAACAAGCGCTATGTGGATATGGACAAGGCTTCGCCCGAGTATCAGCGCCATGTGCAGCATCTGATGGCGCAGCCCGGCGAGATTATATCCAATACGGTGGAGTATCCCAAGCCGAATGTCAAAATGATTACGACAGTCAAGCGTCTGCCCGATGGCACAATTGTTAAGAACAAGCGCTACGAAAcggagcaagtgcagcagccagCGGTGAATGAGCGCCAAACGCACACCCAAagccaaacccaaacccattCCCAGAATCAAGCGCTACGTCAACGCACCCAAGATGTGCTCGACAATGTGGAGCAAGTGCAGCGCGAACAGCGTGAGCATGCCACAAATGTCAAGCAGGAAAGCTTTGTCAAAAAGTCCAGTCGTCGCTACTCCACCGAAACCACTTCGGAAACTGTCGAGCAGCAGTACGACGAGCGTCCGGACTTTGGCACTCATGGTTTTCCCTCTGTCAAGTCGCACAAGCCCACGCAGGAGTTTCCCAGCCAGCGTGCCGGCACGCCCACATCACCACGTCAGCCCAGCCAGGACTTTGGCACGCCCACTTCGCCACGTCAGCCCAGCCAGGACTTTAGCACGCACGGATTTCCCTCGGTGAAGCCACACAAGCCCACGCAGGAGTTTGCCAATCAGCGTGCAGCCAGCGAGGAGCATGTGGTCATCAAAAGCGAGCGCCAGGTAAAgcaaaccagcagcagcaccacacaGCAGCATGAAGTGGAAACGGATTACGATGCGCGTCCAGCGGCGGGCAAGCCCAGCTGGCAGCAGCGTCCAGTCCAGGAGCAAGAGCAGCCACGCAGGCAACATGTGGAGACGCATCATGAGCATCATGTGACGCATGAATCGCGTCCTGCAGCTGGCAAGCCCAGCTGGGAGCAGTCGAGTCCCAGGCGCACAGTGGCGCCCACTATGCACAGCTCgcccaggcagcagcagccggatCAAACGGATAACAAGCGTCGCTCACAGAGCCCACACAAGCCCATGGAGCGTCTGGTGCAAACGCATGTGGAGCGCAAGCCAGCAAGCAAGTCGCCCACCAGCAAATCGCCAACGCGCAAGATAACAAGCAGCACCACTAGcaacaacaccaccaccagcagcagcagcagcatgacaCGTCGCCAGCTGCAAAAGGAACGCGAAGTGGACGCAGCGCATCGTGCCTTTGCCGCTTCGCTGCGCAGCAGCTCGCCAGCCGAGAGCACCACCTCGAATGGCTCCCAGCGCCGCGACAGTGGCCAGCACCACCATCATCATCCGCATCAGCACTCGGAGCCCAGACATACGCCACGGTCCAGCATTTCATCGCATCGCACCTATCGCGCGGGCAGCCATGACAGTCATGCCCCATCCGAGTCCAGTCGCATCAGCAGCACCACTGTCACCCGCAGTACAGCGGCATCGCCAACatcgacaacagcaacaaagtgtGTGGGTAAAACAGTCGTtaccaagcagcaacaacaacatagtGTTGCCAACAAGCAGCGTCAGGTTAAAACCACTAACGATACAAACGATCTTATGCCGCAGCCTTTGCCAGCGAGCACTACTAcgaaagccaacaacaacaacacagcagcagcagcagcaactacaacaagcacaacaacaaccactaaGCATAGCAGCGAGCCACAGTCCAGCACTAAAACCACCGTTataagcagcacaacaaccacaacaagcGAATTGCCCACAG ATAACCAATCACAGTATACGTATGCTACTACTAAGCCCGACGATATATTCTCTTTGcccactactactactattaacAACAACGAACCACTACTAaacactacaacaacaacaacaacaaccaacaccAACGCAACCTCCAACTCCAATGCCCAgccccacaacaacaaaaacgtcgacaacaacaacagcgagttgttaacaaaaacaaagcacagcATTAACGCCGCCAGCACCAAAATCAAcaatacaccaacaacaatagctgctgctattgttgaaCCGCCCTGTGTGCGTAAATCTTACTACAAGCTTGGTCCGTCCGATCAGCAggcagcagacagcagcatcagcagtgTTGCCGAGGCGCCAATAGAAGCTACTGCTGCCAGTGTTG CCACGTCCAAGAAACCCAGCTCACCTGCACCCAAACGCACCACCAGCAACCATAGCAAACCCCAAACACCCGTACATATCTATAAtactgatgatgatgatggtgatcAGGATGCTGATCAGGATAAACCCACACCGGCCAGACGCAGCTCCAAGTCGCCCAGCATTGAGCGACACACGGTCCACAGGGAGACAGCATTTGAAACTGTTAAGCAGCGTGAACCATTGGAAGAGGATTTGCTAAACATTGTGGATCAAATACAGATTGATGAAAGTGAACTCTTGATAAAACGTAAACCTCAGCAGCCAGCGCGTCAAAGTCCCGAAAAGGAGCAGCCGACAAGCTATAAGCCTCAACAGCCTACACGTTCGAGTCCCGAGAAAACTACGCTGCAGGAATTACCAGCTGGGCCAGCTACAAAACCCAAGCAGGCACCACGTCATAGCCCTGAGAAGCAAACAGTGCCAACgagttttattaataaaccaCGTCAAAGTCCAGAAAGGCAAGAAATCCCTCGTCAAAGCCCTGAGAAACAAACAGTGCCAACTAAATTCAACGATAAGCCACGTCAAAGTCCCGAAAAGGAACAATTCCCACGTCAATCTCCAGTGAAGGAACAACCAGCTGCttggcagccacagcaaccaGCTCGTCAGCCTACAGCTGAAGAACCGGAATGGCCACGTCAGAGTCCTGAGTGGGAACTGCCAGCCAAGTCGAAGCAAACACCACGTCAAAGTGCTGAGAAGCAGCTGCCTGAGTCGAAGGATAAACCACGTCAAAGTCCCGAAAAGACTTTGAAACCAACTCCAGCTGTATCTGAGCCAACAACCCATGTAACAGAAGATGCATTCTTTCGCAGCACCCTTAACCAGAAGGTAACCAACAccactaaaaatataaacgaaACCTTTATAACGAACGAACGACAGCCAACTGCAGAGCCCACAAAGCCAAGCAATGTGGATGTGCACGATAAGCCAGAAACACCCGAGCTACCCGATGGTGGTTTCATTTCAAAGAGTCCCGAGCCCGTGGACAATCAGCCTTGTTATCGCAAAAAAGGATTAACACGTCGTGAGACATTCGAGGATCGTTGTCGCAAAATTTTGGGCATGGAAGAAGATGGCGATACGCAGGGAAATTTTACGCAAAAGACgaacgatgacgatgacgatgatgatgatgagaagACAACTGATGATGAAGTGGagcaaactacaacaactataGAGACATTTGAGGTGAAAATTGAGGATTGCcccgatgatgatgatgatgaagataAGCCTACGCGTGTAACCGAAACATTTGTTATTACCAAACCTGTGATCAAAGTGGAGCCAGAGCGCAGTGAGGTGCACATAACGGAAAGCGATGAATTTGAAAGCACTACAAAGAACACAACTAAAAAGCAAGTGGTACAACCAAAGGTTGAGCAACAACCTCGCGAGGAAGCACAAAAACCCTGGCAGCCCAAGGATGATGCAGAGCTAATTATTGTAGAGACGACAAATATAACAAAGCAACCACGTGGACCGAAATCAACTTCGCCGCAGCGCAAAACCTCGTTGCCCAAATCTCCCACAAGACAGACCGATCAGACAATACATTATGTAACCGAAAAGATTATCGATTGTCAGGATAAGAATGTAAGTCCTTCAAAGCAACCATTAAAACCGGACGTTGAAGCTAAATCATCGGTCAAGCCGAAGACAACTGAAACGCCAAAATCAACGACAACGGAGCGACGCAATTCACGCACGTCGACAGCTGCCACTAAAACTAAACCTAACAACAAGGACTCGCCAGTTAAAAGTCCACGCAAAGAGTCCTTGCCTagaacaagcaacaagcgtGATAGTTTGCTAGAGgaaaccacaacaacaacaacaactacgacGACAACTAACAAGCGCAATTCTCTGCCCAAGCAACGCAAGCCCAACGACAGCTCACCCAGCCACATTAAGGAGCGACTACGCTCATCAGCACGCAAGCCCAAGCAGCCACAAGCTGATCAAGTGGACGCCGAGTCCAGTTCCAGTGACACCAGTCCCACTCGTGCGCCCAGCGATTTGTCGCGTCGTCGCTCTAGCAACATCTCCGTGCACACAGAGATTATCATCGATCATGCCACACCCAAGACGCCGTCGCCACGCAGCGAGCgcaagcagccgcagcagccacaagtGTCGCCGCAGGCACGCCGCCAGTTGCCGGTGACAGAGCGCAAGGAGTCGGCACCAGTGCCGCGTGTTACGCGCCGTGACAAGGATAAGGTTACACGCTCGACCAGCGAGCATGTCATCAAGCTGGTCAATGGCAAGCCTGCACCGGAGATGAGCACGCTCAGACCCAATCCAAGCACACGCAGCAATAAGTGCTTTACTAGCAAAAGCATCAAGCTCAGCGAGCAGCTGCTGAACAGCGAGGATGTCATCATTGATATACAACAGGCAAAGAGTTCGCGTGAACCCTCGCCCGATCGCATTGTGCCCACGCCTGTGACCAGCGAGCTGGATGCAGGCCACAAGCCACGTTATCCCGATGTTGTGCAGGAGCCAGAGGATGAGCCACGCAGGCCGCCCGTTATTACCAACATACCCATCTTTGAGGAGCAATCGAACAGCTTCGTTGGCTGCACAATCTCCGAGCTGCGCAGCCATGCCAATGGCATTGATGTGGAGGTGCTGGACAATCCCACAGTGGAGGCGCCACAAAGCTTGGACTatcagcagccagccagcattAGTCACAGCGTGCCCGTGGATGAATGTCTGCTGAGCGTGCATGAGAAGGTGAACAAGTTCACACAGGATGCGGAGCTCATCAAGCAGCCCAAGAGCTCAGCGCCGTTCAGTCGTCAGTTCGATGAGCATGCTCAGGTCTCTGCCAGCGATGAGTGTCTGCTCAGCATCAATCAGAAGGTGGACAAGTTTCTCAAGAGCGCCGAGACCGTTACCAAGCCCATTACACCCACGCGTGACATACAGCGTCCCAGCTTTGAGCAATTGCCCGAGGAGCTGCGTCAGGATGATTGCACGCTCAGTGTTTCTCAAAAGGTGCACAAGTTCATAGACACTGCCGATAAGTTGGCACCCAGTGCACCACAGAAATCTCCACGATTGGTGGCTAACATCGAACGTCATATCTCGCGTCAAAGTGAACCCGAGCTGGACCAAGAGTCCGAGCCGGAGCAACCCATGTATAGCGAGCCCGAGGAGGATGATCTGCTGCCCATGTCCAAGCAGCACACCACTGCCATCGAGCTCAAACGTCAAAAGGACATACTCAATCGTCCATCGGTGTTTAACCAACGCAAACCGTCGCTgcccaaaaccaaaaccatgTCCAGCACCACGCTAATCAATGAGGAGCGCAAGAGCTATCGACAGCAGCCGGGCAGCGCTAATCCTACGACTACGACACGCAAGCCTAAGGATTCGACCGATGCGCAGCCCACACAGCGTGGTGAGGCCATAAGCGAGCAGCAATGGGTGCTGAGTGTGGATGTGGATGAACTAAAGGAAACCAAGTCGAAATCCCCGCAAGCTAAGCCAAGCAAAGTGAAGCCTGCTGACGTTGATGAAGTCAATCCAAAGTCCAAATCACCACTCAGCAGTCGCAAGCAGCCCAAGACTTCGTCTGAACATGAAGAACTCCCACAGCTGGAATCTACTTTTACCACACGCACCACGACAACCAAGTCGAAATCACCGCTTAACGCACGCAAGCAACCGAAGACTCAACCTAGCGATGAAGAGCCCGCTCGCTCGCctacaagcaaatcaaaatcacCTCTAACGAATCGCAAGCCAATTAAACCCAGCTTGGAGTTGGCACCTAGTGATGAAGAATTCGAACAACTGGAATCCACCTATACTACACGCACTACAACAACCAAATCGAAATCACCACTGTCTCCCAACAAGACTCAACCCAGCGATGAGGAACCCACGTTCATTGCAGGGCGTAAGACGAAATCTCCTATGTCTCCTACGAAGACTCAACCCAGTGATGAAGAATCCACGTTTAGCAGACGCACCAAGTCAAAGTCACCCAGCAAGCAGCCCCAGACCCATCCCAGCGATGAAGAATCCACGTTTAGCAGACGCACCAAGTCGAGATCACCGCAACGCAATCAACCCAAGCCAAGCAAAACACCTGAAGCTACACATCCCAGTGATGAAGAATTCGAACAATTGGAAACCAGCTTCATTACACGCACCACAACAAACAAGTCGAAATTAGTGCGCAGTCCTCAAGCTCCaagcgaagaagaagaaacacCGGAACTTAACAACTCGACTACACGTCGATCTTCCAATAAATTGAAATCCGCCACAAATGTGAAGTCGACGCATACGAAAACGAGTGTGGTGAAGAAACAGGATGTTgatgtaaatacatacaattcACGCAGTTCCACCACACCACAGTCCAAGTCTTTATCATCACCCAAATCACCACACAACaatagcacaacaacaactacaacaacaacaatgtctaAAACGAGCACCGAGCACAGCATCAAACCAACTAACCCCAAAACCCACAGCAGCTATGCGCCAGACACTGATAAATGTGTTGAAACAGTTCTAGAGCGCAAAAGTcctagctccagctccagagcagccccagcagcagcacgcagcGTCGCCTCGCGACGTCACATGTTTGAGCAGCCAGCCACAGCAGCTCCAACGGCAGCACCAGCTAACGACAGCAGCAGTCCAAGCAGACGTCCTTCGTATATGGATCATACCAAGTGCTCCTTGGAGCATATGCGACGTGATTCATTGGAATTGAATAAGACGCACTATACGCGTAAGAATTCACTGGAGGACGATGCCAACTGCGAGCCACGCAATCCCAATGCAGCGGTTAAATTCGATGTGCctaggcgcagcagcaacagcaacagcaacaacaacaacaacagcagcagcattgatgCGGATACGGATATTGAGCAAATCTTTGATTTagtgcagctggagcagctgctcgaGACAGTAAGCAGCTACGAGTTGCGTCGACGCATACGCGCGCAAATACGTTTGATTAAAAAGAATATGCTCAATgctggcacaacaacaaccactactacaacgacaacaacaacaatgcgcagcagcaacagcagcacgccAGCTAGGCAGGCAACGCCTGTAGGACGACGTGCTGAGCAAGTGGATACAGGCAAGCCACCGGTGAAGCCACGTGAACGCAGCGCcagtccagcagcagccaaacgtcgcagcagcaacacgccCACTAAGGCAAGCGACAAGCCCAGCACGGGCAGTCCCATTTGGACAGATCGCAGCAAAGTGCTGCGCGCTAGCTCTGGCTCAGTGTCGCCTACGCCACGCAAAGCTTCCaacaccagcaccagcaccagcagcagtagcagcaccAAGCtaacacgcagcagcaacagcaacagcagcagcagcagcactaaaacCATcaccaagagcagcagcaaaccacGTGAGGAGGACTGCATAACCTCCAGCTATGGCGTTGGACCTACAGATGAGCATGGCTTGCCGCTGTTTGGCATACGCGCGCTCAAGAAGAAGACAACACCAGCAGCCAACTGTGAGACAAAGCAAG TCACAGGCTATGTCATCGAGGAGCAGTTCTATGCCGCCGACAATGCCACGCCACGTCATGAGCGCAAGGAGCTCATCTACTCCAGCAATCCCGAGCAACTGTTGtcgctgcaacagcaactgcagcaaactgacagcagcagcaacaacacaacgcTGCAGCGTGAGTTCAAACAAATTGATGCAGCCGATGCCATCAGCACTCCGGAGGTTACAAACTATGTGCGTCGCGGCTCGGTTAAGGAGCTGAGCGAACGCTTCATACGCAAGGAGTCGAATGCCTCCTCCACTAGTTCGTCTCAGCGTCAGGATGAGCCCGAGACCGAGGACAGCGAGTCGACCGAAGTCTGCAGCGTCATTGAGGTGGAGCCGCAGCTGCGTCAGcacaccagcagcaccaccagcactAGCACCCGTACTAGCTCCAGAGCCAACAATACGCGCTCTTTTCTCAACACCACGGGCGAGGATCGTCATGTGAGCAGCGTGGATGATGTGCTCGaacgtatgcgcaatgcggATAATG TTATGGAACCTGGCGATAATGCTGAGGATCGTGAGGCGCGcgctttgcttaataaatttctagGCGCTAGCGTTATAATGCAGGGCGTGGAAAGCATGTTGCCAGCTGGTCAGCGACAGCAGAATagaaccagcagcaacagcaacactaacaacagcaacagcagccaagcg GTGAAAACCACACGCATTACCAATACCTACAATAAAACtggcaacaccagcagcagcagcaacaacaactcgaaCAACAAAAGGAACAGCTCCTCAGCACTAGTTACACGCACAACTTGTGACATCGAGGAGATTTGGGACGAGCAAATACTCAAGCAATTG cTGGAACAGGCCTCCACCTACGAGGAGCGTCGCAAAATTCGGGCACGTCTACGCGAACTTATGGCGGAACGCGAGG agcaaaaaaatttaaaagctagcGGCGCCAAAGCCGCAGCTCAAGCTGACgaagaaagcagcagcgccagtgaATATGAGGAAATTATAGAAGAGGTGACCGACTACAgcgacgaagaagaagaagaagaagaagaggcaCCAGTGAAGGAAGTTAAAAAAGTAGCAGCTACACCGCCGCCCGCTAAAAAGGAGGAGAAAAAGGAGTCAACGGTCAAATTGGAGCAAAAATTGGCCAAAGTTGAAATAAGCAAGGAGCAGGTGGATGGTCAACAGG